The region GGCGCCCAGATGGTTAAGGAGGTCGCCTCCAAGACCGCTGATATCGCTGGCGATGGCACCACCACCGCCACCGTGCTGGCCCAGGCGATCGTCCGCGAGGGCGTGAAGTCGGTGGCCGCCGGCATGAACCCGATGGATCTGAAGCGCGGTATTGATCTGGCCGTGGCCGCTGTGGTGGCCGACGTTCAGTCCCGCTCCAAGAAGATCAAGACCTCGGACGAAGTGGCCCAGGTTGGCACCATTTCCGCCAACGGCGACACCGAGGTGGGCAAGATCATTGCCACCGCCATGGAAAAGGTTGGCAACGAGGGCGTCATCACGGTTGAAGAGGCCAAGGGCCTGGAGACCGAGCTGGACGTCGTCGAGGGGATGCAGTTCGACCGCGGCTACCTGTCGCCGTACTTCATCACCAACGCCGAGAAGATGATCGCCGAGCTGGATAATCCCTACATCCTGCTCCACGAGAAGAAGCTCTCTGGCCTGCAGCCGCTGCTGCCGGTTCTGGAGACCGTCGTTCAGTCCGGTCGTCCGCTGCTGATCATCGCCGAGGACATCGAGGGCGAAGCCCTGGCCACCTTGGTGGTCAACAAGCTGCGCGGTGGCCTGAAGGTCGCGGCCGTCAAGGCGCCGGGCTTCGGCGATCGCCGCAAGGCCATGCTGGAAGACATCGCCATCCTGACCGGTGGCCAGGTCATCAGCGAAGACCTGGGCATCAAGCTGGAGAGCGTCACCATCGACATGCTGGGCACCGCCAAGCGCGTGTCCCTGACGAAGGATGACACCACCATCGTTGATGGCGCTGGCGACAAGGCCGACATCGAGGCCCGTTGCACCCAGATCCGCGCTCAGATCGAAGAGACCTCCAGCGACTACGACCGCGAGAAGCTCCAGGAGCGTCTGGCGAAGCTGGCGGGCGGCGTGGCCGTGATCAAGGTTGGCGGCGCCACCGAGGTCGAGGTGAAGGAGAAGAAGGACCGCGTGGACGACGCCATGCACGCCACCCGCGCTGCGGTGGAAGAAGGCGTGGTTGCCGGTGGTGGCGTGGCTCTGCTGTATGCCACCCGCGCCCTGGCGTCCCTGAAGGGCGCCAACTCCGACCAGGATGTCGGCATCGAGATCATCCGCCGCGCTCTCCAGTCGCCGGTGCGTCAGATCGCCGAGAACGCCGGTGTTGATGGTGCCGTGGTTGCCGGCAAGCTGCTGGAGAACTCCGACAGCAACTTCGGCTTCAACGCCCAGACTGGCGTGTACGAGGATCTGGTGAAGGCCGGCGTGATCGACCCGACCAAGGTCGTGCGCGCTGCCCTGCAGGACGCCGCTTCCGTGGCCGGCCTGCTGATCACCACCGAAGCGATGATCGCCGACATTCCGGAGAAGAAGGACGCTGCTCCGGTCGGCGGTGGCATGGGCGGCATGGGCGACATGGGCTTCTAAGACCAAGCCCGCCCCGTCTTCGGGGTGTCGCGTGACGCCGATCTGCAAGGATCAGGGGCCGCTCCCGGTAACGGGGGCGGCCTCGCGTTATTGGGGGCGACCGAAACAAGACAGCATGGTCCAGGCTTGCGTTGCGTTCTCGCCCCCATTATGTGTAATTTCCTTTCGTCTCGGCGGCCCTTGGGGCTCGCCGTCCGTCGGAACGTCCATCGGGAGGGGTGATGGCGACGCAGCGGGTTAAGCTGGACCGCATCGACCGCAGGATCCTAGCCGATCTTCAAAACGACGGGCGCATGACCAACGTCGAACTGGCGCGCCGGGCTGGCATTTCGGCCCCGCCCTGCCTGCCGCCGGGTACGCGCCTTGGAAGAAGCCGGGTTTATCAAGGGCTACCACGCCGATCTGGATGTGAACGCCCTGGGCTTTCACGTCACGGTGTTTGCACAGGTGGGGCTTAACAGCCAAGCCGAGTCGGACCTCAAGGCCTTTGAGACCTTGGTCGGCGGCTGGCCTGAGGTGCGCGAGTGCCATATGCTGGCCGGCGAGACCGACTTTTTGCTGAAGATCGTGGCCCAGGACTGGGACGACTATCAGCGCTTCCTCACCTCCCGCCTGACCCCGGCCCCCAACGTGGCGCATGTCAAATCGGCTTTAGCGATCCGCACCGCCAAACTCCTGCCCGGCGTCCCGGTGCACGATGCCGAGGACCCACCGGGCGACGAGCCCGCCCCCGAGTAAGCCTCAGGGACCGAGGGGTCTGGGGAGGCCCGCCTCCCCAGCCTTCCTTTTCTCCTGCTCGCCCGGTCCCACGCCCACCCGCCGCCAAATATCCTCCGCCCTCTCCCCCGCCGCCCGCAACGCTGCCAAAGTCAAAGACTGGTCACGCTTGGCGTAGCGCTTGCCATCCGGGCCGACCAGCAGGGCATGGTGATGATAGCGCGGCGTTGGCAGGCCGAGCAGGGCCTGGAGCAGCCGATGCACGTGGGTCGCCTCGAACAGATCGCGGCCGCGCACCACGTCGGTGACGCCCTGGGCGGCATCGTCCACGGTCACGGCCAGATGGTAGCTAGTGGGGGTATCCTTGCGGGCGAGCACCACGTCGCCAAACAGCAGGGGCGTCGCCTCGACCTCGCCGGCCGTGGCGTCGTGCCACGTCAGGGGGCCGGTGCGCGCCAACGCCGCCGCGACATCCAGACGCAGGCAAGCCGGCTGCCCCGCTTGGTGGCGGGCCGCGCGCTCCTCGGCCGAGAGGGCGCGACAGGTGCCGGGATAGGGCGGCCCCTCGGGGCCATGGGGCGCTGACAGCCGCCGCGCCGCCTCGGCCTCAATCTCCTTGCGGGTGCAAAAACACGGGTACAGCAAGCCCATCGCGTCCAGCCGATCAAGCGCGGCCCGGTAGACAGCAAAGCGCCGGGACTGGATCCAAGGCGGCTCCTCCCAGCGCAGGCCAAGCCACGCCAAATCCTCGAAAATCGCCTGGACAAAAGCGGGACGGCAGCGGCTGGAGTCGATGTCTTCCAGGCGCAGCAGAAACCGCCCCTGCGCGCGTTGGGCAAGCTCGTGCGCGAGAAGGGCGGAATAGGCGTGCCCAAGGTGCAAGAGACCGGTCGGGCTGGGGGCAAAGCGGCTGATCACACCCACACTCATCTCGGAAGCGAACGAAAACGGATCCAAAAATCGCACCACGTTCTTGACAAAACTGTCATCCCCGCTTTTCACCAGAGTCAGTACAAGGTACCATGCCCGAGCGACGGAAAACCATGCCTGGGAAAGGATGGTGGCCTTGCGGATGTCAAAGATGGATGCCTGCC is a window of Pararhodospirillum photometricum DSM 122 DNA encoding:
- the groL gene encoding chaperonin GroEL (60 kDa chaperone family; promotes refolding of misfolded polypeptides especially under stressful conditions; forms two stacked rings of heptamers to form a barrel-shaped 14mer; ends can be capped by GroES; misfolded proteins enter the barrel where they are refolded when GroES binds), translating into MSAKDVKFSADARERMLRGVDILAHAVKVTLGPKGRNVVIEKSFGAPRITKDGVSVAKEIVLQDKFENMGAQMVKEVASKTADIAGDGTTTATVLAQAIVREGVKSVAAGMNPMDLKRGIDLAVAAVVADVQSRSKKIKTSDEVAQVGTISANGDTEVGKIIATAMEKVGNEGVITVEEAKGLETELDVVEGMQFDRGYLSPYFITNAEKMIAELDNPYILLHEKKLSGLQPLLPVLETVVQSGRPLLIIAEDIEGEALATLVVNKLRGGLKVAAVKAPGFGDRRKAMLEDIAILTGGQVISEDLGIKLESVTIDMLGTAKRVSLTKDDTTIVDGAGDKADIEARCTQIRAQIEETSSDYDREKLQERLAKLAGGVAVIKVGGATEVEVKEKKDRVDDAMHATRAAVEEGVVAGGGVALLYATRALASLKGANSDQDVGIEIIRRALQSPVRQIAENAGVDGAVVAGKLLENSDSNFGFNAQTGVYEDLVKAGVIDPTKVVRAALQDAASVAGLLITTEAMIADIPEKKDAAPVGGGMGGMGDMGF
- the gluQRS gene encoding tRNA glutamyl-Q(34) synthetase GluQRS, with product MSVGVISRFAPSPTGLLHLGHAYSALLAHELAQRAQGRFLLRLEDIDSSRCRPAFVQAIFEDLAWLGLRWEEPPWIQSRRFAVYRAALDRLDAMGLLYPCFCTRKEIEAEAARRLSAPHGPEGPPYPGTCRALSAEERAARHQAGQPACLRLDVAAALARTGPLTWHDATAGEVEATPLLFGDVVLARKDTPTSYHLAVTVDDAAQGVTDVVRGRDLFEATHVHRLLQALLGLPTPRYHHHALLVGPDGKRYAKRDQSLTLAALRAAGERAEDIWRRVGVGPGEQEKRKAGEAGLPRPLGP